The following proteins are co-located in the Siansivirga zeaxanthinifaciens CC-SAMT-1 genome:
- a CDS encoding PEGA domain-containing protein: MIKRLSVLMLGCVLLLTTSCASILTGSKRNVLFESDPSGAKVFINGFEKGITPVQIKVKADDRVDFRLDNYKERVVVMDSNFNLVAILNGISIIGWGIDALSGSLKRVDTKYVKVTLEKDEKVAFVNYIENGNIAKININEQDKVIETVIVLNN, from the coding sequence ATGATAAAAAGATTAAGTGTTTTGATGTTGGGATGTGTCTTGTTATTAACTACAAGTTGTGCATCAATATTAACGGGTTCAAAAAGAAATGTTTTGTTTGAATCAGACCCGAGTGGAGCTAAAGTTTTTATTAACGGATTTGAGAAGGGAATAACACCAGTTCAGATTAAGGTAAAAGCAGATGATAGAGTTGACTTTAGATTAGATAATTACAAAGAGAGAGTTGTAGTTATGGATTCAAACTTCAATTTAGTAGCAATATTAAATGGAATAAGTATTATTGGTTGGGGTATAGATGCGCTATCAGGTTCTTTAAAAAGAGTTGATACTAAATATGTAAAGGTCACACTTGAAAAAGATGAAAAAGTAGCTTTTGTTAATTATATTGAAAATGGAAACATAGCAAAAATAAATATAAACGAACAAGATAAAGTTATTGAAACGGTGATAGTTTTAAATAATTAA
- a CDS encoding porin family protein, protein MKTIKIIFLFVFLVAQISNSQELQFGAKAGLNLTTISGDETEELEGKVSFHLGGYAELNISEKFTLQPEVLYSRQGTKESYDDDSFSSDYVYTFDYLNMPVMFKYYILESFSIELGSQIGVLISSKAEYQESEYNNSYTEDLKKFINAIDYGANIGFGYKLANGLNFSARYYLGLSNIKKDDNTDGTYDAGKLYNNVFQVSVGFTFN, encoded by the coding sequence ATGAAAACTATAAAAATCATTTTTCTGTTTGTATTTTTAGTTGCACAAATATCTAACTCACAGGAATTACAATTTGGGGCAAAAGCAGGATTAAATTTAACTACCATATCGGGTGATGAAACCGAAGAATTAGAAGGAAAAGTATCTTTTCATTTAGGAGGGTATGCGGAATTGAACATTTCAGAAAAATTTACTTTACAGCCAGAAGTATTGTATTCCCGACAAGGAACTAAAGAGTCATATGACGATGATTCCTTTTCAAGTGATTATGTTTATACTTTTGATTATTTAAATATGCCTGTAATGTTTAAATATTATATTTTAGAAAGTTTCAGTATTGAATTAGGGTCTCAAATAGGGGTATTAATTTCTTCTAAAGCAGAATATCAAGAGTCGGAGTATAACAATTCATATACTGAAGATTTAAAAAAATTTATTAACGCTATTGATTATGGTGCAAACATTGGATTTGGATATAAATTAGCGAATGGGTTGAATTTTTCTGCTAGATATTATTTAGGATTATCAAACATTAAAAAAGATGATAACACTGACGGAACTTATGATGCTGGAAAATTATATAACAATGTTTTTCAAGTTTCTGTAGGGTTTACTTTTAATTAG